A single Micromonospora sp. CCTCC AA 2012012 DNA region contains:
- a CDS encoding helix-turn-helix domain-containing protein yields the protein MYRERAAVGIPGAVVWRSDAGAGGRVTRVLPDGCLDLLWSSRAGLLVAGPDRTAHVSTSVPGERWVGLRLPPGTGPAVLGVPAHDLRDQRVPLIDLLGAAAHPVAELPVGAVAAALEGIAVARLRAAGGPDPLGARVAARLAAGATVAATAAEVGLGPRALHRRSLALFGYGPKTLARILRMRRALALARAGAPWAEVAARAGYADQAHLTRDVRDLAGVPPTALTG from the coding sequence GTGTACCGGGAACGGGCGGCGGTGGGGATCCCCGGGGCGGTCGTCTGGCGCAGCGACGCCGGGGCGGGCGGCCGGGTGACCCGGGTGCTGCCGGACGGCTGTCTGGACCTGTTGTGGTCCAGCCGGGCGGGGCTGCTGGTCGCCGGGCCGGACCGGACCGCCCACGTCTCCACCAGCGTCCCGGGGGAGCGGTGGGTGGGGCTGCGGCTGCCGCCCGGCACCGGGCCGGCCGTCCTCGGGGTGCCCGCCCACGACCTGCGGGACCAGCGGGTTCCCCTGATCGACCTGCTGGGCGCCGCGGCCCACCCGGTGGCCGAGCTGCCCGTCGGGGCGGTCGCCGCGGCGCTGGAGGGGATCGCGGTGGCCCGGCTGCGGGCGGCCGGCGGCCCCGACCCGCTCGGTGCGCGGGTCGCCGCCCGGCTGGCCGCCGGCGCCACCGTGGCCGCGACCGCCGCCGAGGTCGGCCTCGGCCCGCGCGCCCTGCACCGTCGCAGCCTGGCCCTCTTCGGGTACGGCCCGAAGACCCTCGCCCGGATCCTGCGGATGCGCCGGGCGCTCGCCCTGGCCCGCGCGGGTGCCCCGTGGGCCGAGGTGGCCGCCCGGGCCGGGTACGCCGACCAGGCCCACCTCACCCGGGACGTGCGCGACCTGGCCGGGGTGCCGCCCACCGCCCTGACCGGCTGA